In Callospermophilus lateralis isolate mCalLat2 chromosome 10, mCalLat2.hap1, whole genome shotgun sequence, a single genomic region encodes these proteins:
- the Pfn2 gene encoding profilin-2 isoform X3, translating to MAGWQSYVDNLMCDGCCQEAAIVGYCDAKYVWAATAGGVFQSITPVEIDMIVGKDREGFFTNGLTLGAKKCSVIRDSLYVDGDCTMDIRTKSQGGEPTYNVAVGRAGRGEQFSPSHYV from the exons ATGGCCGGGTGGCAGAGCTACGTGGACAACCTGATGTGCGATGGTTGCTGCCAGGAGGCCGCCATTGTCGGCTACTGCGACGCCAAATACGTCTGGGCGGCCACGGCCGGAGGCGTCTTCCAGAGCATCACG CCAGTAGAAATAGATATGATTGTAGGAAAAGACCGGGAAGGCTTCTTTACCAATGGTTTGACTCTTGGTGCAAAGAAGTGTTCAGTGATCAGAGATAGTCTATATGTCGATGGCGACTGCACAATGGACATCCGGACAAAGAGTCAAGGTGGCGAGCCAACATACAACGTTGCTGTCGGCAGAGCTGGTAGAG GTGAGCAGTTTAGTCCATCACACTATGTATGA
- the Pfn2 gene encoding profilin-2 isoform X2, with protein sequence MAGWQSYVDNLMCDGCCQEAAIVGYCDAKYVWAATAGGVFQSITPVEIDMIVGKDREGFFTNGLTLGAKKCSVIRDSLYVDGDCTMDIRTKSQGGEPTYNVAVGRAGRALVIVMGKEGVHGGTLNKKAYELAFYLRRSDV encoded by the exons ATGGCCGGGTGGCAGAGCTACGTGGACAACCTGATGTGCGATGGTTGCTGCCAGGAGGCCGCCATTGTCGGCTACTGCGACGCCAAATACGTCTGGGCGGCCACGGCCGGAGGCGTCTTCCAGAGCATCACG CCAGTAGAAATAGATATGATTGTAGGAAAAGACCGGGAAGGCTTCTTTACCAATGGTTTGACTCTTGGTGCAAAGAAGTGTTCAGTGATCAGAGATAGTCTATATGTCGATGGCGACTGCACAATGGACATCCGGACAAAGAGTCAAGGTGGCGAGCCAACATACAACGTTGCTGTCGGCAGAGCTGGTAGAG CCTTGGTTATAGTCATGGGAAAGGAAGGTGTCCACGGAGGCACACTTAACAAGAAAGCCTATGAGCTCGCTTTCTACCTGAGGAGGTCTGATGTGTAA
- the Pfn2 gene encoding profilin-2 isoform X1, which produces MAGWQSYVDNLMCDGCCQEAAIVGYCDAKYVWAATAGGVFQSITPVEIDMIVGKDREGFFTNGLTLGAKKCSVIRDSLYVDGDCTMDIRTKSQGGEPTYNVAVGRAGRVLVFVMGKEGVHGGGLNKKAYSMAKYLRDSGF; this is translated from the exons ATGGCCGGGTGGCAGAGCTACGTGGACAACCTGATGTGCGATGGTTGCTGCCAGGAGGCCGCCATTGTCGGCTACTGCGACGCCAAATACGTCTGGGCGGCCACGGCCGGAGGCGTCTTCCAGAGCATCACG CCAGTAGAAATAGATATGATTGTAGGAAAAGACCGGGAAGGCTTCTTTACCAATGGTTTGACTCTTGGTGCAAAGAAGTGTTCAGTGATCAGAGATAGTCTATATGTCGATGGCGACTGCACAATGGACATCCGGACAAAGAGTCAAGGTGGCGAGCCAACATACAACGTTGCTGTCGGCAGAGCTGGTAGAG tCTTGGTCTTTGTAATGGGAAAAGAAGGGGTCCATGGAGGCGGATTGAATAAGAAGGCATACTCAATGGCAAAATACTTGAGAGACTCTGGGTTCTAG